ACCATGCGATGCAGGGATCCTAACTTAATTTATATAAATGTCACATTCACATCGCGTGCATAAATACTAGTTACAACTTGCAACCATGCACTTAGATTCAAATGTATGGTCCATTTTTCGTAGGCCACAGTTGATCTTGACTTCAAAGCACTAGGAATATCATGTTTGCGATTTCAAGAGGACAAACTGAgaatattttatatatatttttttttggtactacATCAAAGTCTATACTATAAACTTTTGCTCTCAAGCTTAAGAGcttaatcatgaaaattaaaGTTAACCAATCAATAAACATGAGCACATATACTATTTTCAAAGTTAAACACGAGCCTTCCTTTTCATCTCTAAGTTGCGGTATTTTTGGACCTACCCTGATTTCCCTGCTTTTGTacatcgaaaatgataaagttcgcaacatgcgacctttaagccgtgtcacaatgatgacatggcatgcttatgtgtcatgatttaaattggaaattaaaatatttaacttatattatctattatacttgttataaaaaaaagtaggaaaatcttaatattttaatttgtttctttattcatatcgactaccttatttacatatttcacAGTAGAAATAttacattgatagtaaaaatattataatgacgtgtatcctacgtggcgcctatatgtaccaattaaactgcgacacgtaagattgcgacaactaaatgttgtcgcaacttgcgacctttatcatcgccCTTTGTACATACACTGTTTGACACTTTGACTATATGATAGTACAGTAATTAACAAAATGAATAAATTAAGGTACCACATAAATAGTAAGGTTAATGCATGTAtgattcttgttttttttttttgttgcgaGTGAGCCAATGACTCAGTAAagcaatactccctccgtattttttttaagagataaacttggccggacacgggtattaagaagaataattgaatgaaacaaaataataaagcaagtggggttggatagatattttaataattaaatatgtggggaccatgtcattttggtgggtggagggtggggtgggtttatgaaaatatttgtttaataggatggtgggtgatagggtatattagatgtattatttaattagatagtggggttgataagttactaaaaatggcaagtgtatctcttaaataaatacgaccggaaaaagcaagtgtatcccttaaataaatacggagggagtacaaattaCGTAAAAATCAGAGGAGGGAAGATACAGACCTGCGACCTTAATTACTGTGCGTATGCAAGCCCTTGATATTTACAATTAGGGCAATACATATTAGgctttgttaattattattattttgacgatttccccccccccccccccccccccccccccaagaaaatgatgttttatttatCTTGTTATGTTAATTAATGGTGGAAAATAACTTTTTTAAGATGAAAAACATTTTCCTTTTGTAAAGAATTGAAGGAATACGACATTTTCCTTTCTACTCGATCCCTTACACTTTTTCCCTCTCCTCCCACCCATCATCTTCTTTCCACTTCCGTTTCTTTTTCTCAATAACTTTTCTTGtaagaaaacaaataaagaaaaactATTTTACAATTGTGCTTTTCCTTAAAAATTATTTAcatgatttttttaaaattttttattgaaaacaaataaataaaaaactatTTTACAATTGTGTGCATCAAACCCTAGATAATTAGTACATGTTGTGGATGTTAGCTAACTTACTTGCTTTGTATGCATGTACAGGACTAGCCAAAAAGAGAACTGATACGATGGCTAAAAAACCAAATAAATACTCATAAAGCTCCCTCATGCTCATTTTACTTGCTCCATTTGAACAATATTGGTGGGAGATTTTTGGTCAAAACATGGCAAGTAAAATGAGACGGTGGGAGTAGACATTATAGATTTTAAAGTTTGCAGGAACTTCATTTTAATATACAGAGACCTTATATTGTTTATCCATGAGCATATtataataaaaatgaaataatttatTTGTATCATTTTCCTATACATAGAAAATAATATGTGTTTTGCACTAAAAATAGTTTATATTTTTCTCTAAACTTTAGCTTGATCATAATTCCTTCCacttaaacaaaaaataaaaataaaaagcttCTTAATTCCTAAACTTAGACATTTTACCTCATGTACCATGCATGTATGGAACCTGCTTCGAACGTCAAACAAAGGATAAataatttcaattcaatttcactTTAATCAGGGTATGTTGGAATTGTATTTAATGATGAGTGGATATTTAGCAAATTACCAAACTATCCAGTGTTTTATTTTGTGACTAAAAGTTGAAAACATGAAAGTTATAGGAACACTTATAATTTTTAAGGGAGAGATGAGATATTTGCCTGAAAAGCAATAGCTTGAGATCGATCTGTTTTGAGTAAACATTTGGTATACTAAGGAAATCACTCATTCTGCATTTTTGAGACTCGGATTTATTGTGCTTTGTTGTATTAGTCGTGTGATTTTCATTAATACGTACGTAGTAGTAGTAGTTTAAGCAACGCTTGCATGGTTAATCAAAAGTAAATATAATCATCAACACTAAGAAATTTTCGGgagaaatgacgattttatatATCTGAAGTTTCTTTTTTGTTCACGGGATACATTTCAACAACATTTATGTTTAATATTTACCACTAGCTAGAATTACGGGATATAAATCTAGAATCTTCGAAAAATTTACATAAAATCAAAATTTCTAGCCCtttctcttctcctttttgGCAAAGACATCCATGTCACATCTTTTGAGTTCATCTCTTTTGGCCCTTGAATTTTGCATTTTAATAGATGGACCCTCCATtcgtttcttttctcttttcttttggcATAATCATTCACCATCATCGACATAGCATATACTTAATTAGCATGCATTATCTCCACGTGGCACATCGCCATTGGCCGGTTTCCCATCAACCTcgttaacaataatattattattgttcaCTTTAACCATTTCTTCTACATTAATTTCAATAACCTCAGCTGGCTTGTTTTGTTGATCCAAAGTTGTAGAATCTTGCTCAATTTTCTCAACATTTCCATGTTTTATATTAATAGATAACTCTTGAAGTTGCATGATATCGACTTCTTTTATCATGAGATCATCaccattattgttgttgttgtttttcttcttctttgatAAATGATTGTAAATTACGTACAATATCATCTGAGCTATTCCGAACGCGAATCCAAGGATGTTTGGCAACtgcaaataaataataacatgtATATATAATTAGCACCAAATTACATTCAATAATTAATCGATCGTATTAATTAATGTTTGTTTTTGGTTTAGTAATTAACTTACCGCAATGTAGAAGTCCTTAATGAGGAAACCGTAAAAGAACCATATGATCGCACAAAGTGTAAGCGAGAATGATAGCCCAAACGGCATGAATTCTACACTCTTTGTTTTTATTACCAGCCTCTGCAATTACAACCCAAAACAAATATATCAATAAACatgtaaaattaattaattttgtagtaagaaatattaatttaacatgcatttttttattttatttttatttttgagatGATGAATAAGTAAAGTTTCTTACCATAACGCTAAGAGGAGCAGCAAAGACACAAACGGAGAAGATGCCAGAAATCCATCCAACAATGTTTACACGCATACCGCCTTTTGAAAACATCGTGTGTTTATCCATCCCTTTAACGAACAACATAGTTGTAAGTACTATGAGCCCAAAAACTCCTACATTGAAAAGTCCCACCAATTTGGTTGTATAAATCCTGGCTTCTTTAGTAGCATAAATGAGGTAGATAATGAGATATGTTCCTTCGATTACGCAACCAATGGTATTAATGGTAAGAATCATTGTTCCATTGGTTTCCTTCAAGAATGCATAGTACAACAATAGCATTGAACTAAATAGTGCAACCGAATAAGGTATTGATTGAAACCCTAATGTTGATTTCTTCTTGAATATCCTCCAAAATGTTGGCCTACATATTATCATACCATTACCacaattaatattataattcaattatatatatttaaCAACACTACGTACGTACACAATCAAATTAAGATCgactatatactccctccgtctgtCCGTCATGATTCTTTCAGGTTAATTACACCATTAACGTACGTGACTAATAAATTCATAG
This Spinacia oleracea cultivar Varoflay chromosome 6, BTI_SOV_V1, whole genome shotgun sequence DNA region includes the following protein-coding sequences:
- the LOC110791314 gene encoding bidirectional sugar transporter SWEET9; amino-acid sequence: MALTPTQLHQLTFIFGILGNIVSFGVFLAPLPTFWRIFKKKSTLGFQSIPYSVALFSSMLLLYYAFLKETNGTMILTINTIGCVIEGTYLIIYLIYATKEARIYTTKLVGLFNVGVFGLIVLTTMLFVKGMDKHTMFSKGGMRVNIVGWISGIFSVCVFAAPLSVMRLVIKTKSVEFMPFGLSFSLTLCAIIWFFYGFLIKDFYIALPNILGFAFGIAQMILYVIYNHLSKKKKNNNNNNGDDLMIKEVDIMQLQELSINIKHGNVEKIEQDSTTLDQQNKPAEVIEINVEEMVKVNNNNIIVNEVDGKPANGDVPRGDNAC